A part of Saliniradius amylolyticus genomic DNA contains:
- a CDS encoding tetratricopeptide repeat-containing sulfotransferase family protein, whose protein sequence is MKYPQTKSLLEKQVLPETISAVPLAEIQSQIQQGQFDAALASIDHHLTGNVGRDDKVELCYMRIVCQRYLKQYGQALESATQLLSLRPDYARAWQERGYLYQAQKQPYEAAKAFYQATRLNPALLASWQSLLALYQAQGNEQAVKLTQARIERLKRLPKPILAATDLMNEGKLLQAEKLCRQFLRQHKHHHDGLCLLADIAQQMKVYDDAEFLLESAVEIYPDSAQAREQYASLLIKIGKYYRAKQQTEKLINMDPNNERASSLQATSHIGLGELDEGIKGLKYLLSKTPEKYGLWLELGHAYKTQGQRQQAINAYRNAYLKNANCGDAFWSLANTKTYQFTEDEIERMREVFSSENAAENDKIHAHFALGKAFEDRQNYADSFEQYRLGNDLKFGSNGYSAQFTEDRVEKQIQSLTPELFEQFAGAGCDSTDPIFIVGLPRSGSTLLEQILASHSQVDGTMELHNILGLARRLSVNPTRNGQVYPKSLADLKPELMRRFGEQYLEETKAYRQGAPFFIDKMPNNFMHVGLIKLILPNAKIIDARRHPMACCFSGFKQLFGEGQDFSYDLEAIGRYYRDYVRLMDHWDEVLPGAVLRVQHEDVVNDLEGQVKRLLDFCGLPFESQCLDFYKTERAIQTPSAEQVRQPIYRSGLAQWKHFEPYLEPLKRALGDDLLNEYERFL, encoded by the coding sequence ATGAAATACCCTCAAACGAAAAGTCTACTGGAGAAACAGGTCTTGCCAGAAACAATATCCGCGGTTCCGTTAGCTGAGATTCAGTCACAGATTCAGCAGGGGCAATTCGATGCAGCTCTAGCAAGCATTGACCATCACCTGACCGGAAATGTCGGTCGTGATGACAAGGTGGAGCTATGCTACATGCGCATTGTGTGTCAGCGTTATCTAAAGCAGTATGGACAAGCGTTAGAGTCTGCAACCCAACTGCTATCGCTTCGGCCTGACTACGCCCGCGCATGGCAGGAGCGGGGCTATCTTTATCAAGCGCAAAAGCAACCTTACGAGGCCGCAAAGGCTTTTTATCAGGCAACGAGATTGAACCCTGCGTTGCTGGCCAGCTGGCAGTCATTGTTAGCGCTTTATCAGGCACAAGGTAATGAACAGGCTGTGAAGCTGACTCAGGCTCGTATCGAGAGATTGAAGCGGCTTCCTAAGCCGATACTCGCTGCGACAGACCTGATGAATGAAGGCAAGCTTTTACAGGCAGAAAAGCTCTGCCGTCAGTTCCTGCGGCAGCATAAACATCATCATGACGGACTTTGTTTGCTTGCCGATATCGCCCAGCAAATGAAGGTATACGACGACGCTGAATTTTTGCTGGAGAGCGCCGTGGAGATTTACCCCGACTCGGCTCAGGCAAGAGAACAGTATGCGAGCTTATTGATAAAAATTGGTAAATATTATCGAGCGAAGCAACAGACAGAAAAGCTCATCAATATGGACCCGAATAACGAGCGCGCATCGTCACTTCAGGCCACATCGCATATCGGCTTAGGAGAACTGGATGAGGGGATTAAGGGACTTAAATACTTACTGAGCAAAACCCCTGAAAAATACGGATTATGGCTTGAGCTGGGACACGCTTACAAAACTCAGGGACAACGACAACAAGCAATTAATGCTTACCGGAACGCCTATTTGAAAAATGCAAACTGCGGTGATGCGTTCTGGAGCTTAGCCAATACTAAGACTTATCAATTTACCGAGGACGAAATCGAGCGCATGAGGGAGGTGTTCAGTAGCGAAAATGCCGCTGAAAACGACAAGATCCACGCCCATTTTGCATTGGGTAAGGCGTTCGAGGACCGACAAAATTACGCCGATTCATTTGAGCAGTATCGTTTAGGTAATGATCTTAAATTTGGCAGCAATGGCTACAGTGCTCAGTTTACCGAGGACAGAGTTGAGAAGCAGATCCAAAGTCTCACGCCAGAATTGTTTGAGCAGTTTGCCGGAGCGGGCTGTGATTCTACCGACCCCATTTTTATCGTTGGTCTGCCGCGTTCCGGCTCGACCTTACTCGAGCAGATTCTGGCGTCACACTCGCAGGTGGACGGCACCATGGAGCTGCACAATATATTGGGTTTGGCGCGCCGTCTGTCCGTTAATCCGACCCGAAACGGACAGGTTTACCCGAAGAGCCTCGCGGACCTGAAACCGGAACTGATGCGGCGCTTTGGAGAGCAATATCTAGAAGAAACCAAAGCCTATCGGCAGGGCGCGCCCTTCTTCATCGATAAAATGCCCAATAACTTTATGCATGTCGGCCTGATAAAACTGATCCTGCCCAATGCCAAAATCATCGATGCACGCCGTCACCCCATGGCGTGCTGTTTCAGTGGCTTTAAGCAGCTATTTGGGGAAGGGCAGGATTTCAGTTATGACCTTGAGGCCATAGGCCGTTACTACAGAGACTATGTGCGCCTGATGGACCACTGGGATGAGGTGTTACCCGGAGCTGTACTGCGGGTTCAACATGAAGACGTGGTTAATGACCTGGAAGGACAGGTAAAACGGTTACTGGATTTTTGTGGTTTACCCTTTGAGTCTCAGTGTCTGGATTTTTATAAAACCGAACGGGCCATCCAAACGCCCAGTGCCGAGCAGGTACGTCAGCCCATTTATCGTTCGGGACTGGCTCAATGGAAGCACTTCGAGCCTTATCTGGAGCCGCTAAAGCGAGCGCTGGGAGACGATTTGCTCAACGAGTATGAGCGGTTTCTGTAA
- a CDS encoding M48 family metallopeptidase, translating to MKWNQLITLAVMAIFITACAKSPTGRSQLKLYSSDQLAEMGKQAFDSMKSEQKVSSQPVQNDYVTCVARHVAAQVSKEVYNGQWEVVVFDEPQVNAFALPGGKIGVYTGLLNVAENQHQLAAVIGHEVGHVIAEHGNERMSNSALIGIGMQATQQILQANEVGNSNMIMAALGISIKGFVELPFSRTHETEADVIGLQLMAKAGFDPRQSVNLWQNMDKAGGQRSPEWLSTHPAPSSRIEKLQKNMPGALKAYKQAPNKPNCR from the coding sequence ATGAAGTGGAATCAACTCATTACCTTGGCCGTTATGGCGATTTTTATTACGGCCTGTGCCAAGTCCCCCACGGGTCGCAGCCAGCTAAAACTGTATTCGTCCGATCAGCTGGCCGAAATGGGGAAACAAGCCTTTGACAGCATGAAGTCAGAGCAGAAAGTCTCCTCTCAACCGGTGCAAAATGACTATGTCACCTGTGTTGCCAGACACGTTGCAGCGCAAGTTTCCAAAGAGGTGTATAACGGCCAGTGGGAAGTGGTGGTGTTTGATGAGCCTCAGGTGAACGCTTTTGCCCTGCCCGGCGGAAAAATCGGCGTCTATACCGGCCTGTTGAATGTGGCCGAGAACCAACATCAACTGGCGGCGGTGATTGGTCACGAGGTGGGTCATGTGATTGCCGAGCACGGCAATGAGCGCATGTCTAACAGCGCCCTGATCGGCATCGGTATGCAGGCCACTCAGCAGATTCTGCAGGCCAATGAAGTCGGCAACTCTAATATGATTATGGCCGCTTTGGGAATATCAATAAAAGGCTTTGTAGAATTACCATTCAGCCGCACCCATGAAACAGAAGCCGATGTCATCGGCCTGCAGCTCATGGCCAAAGCCGGCTTTGATCCCAGACAATCGGTCAACCTGTGGCAGAATATGGATAAGGCAGGTGGTCAGCGGTCACCGGAATGGCTGTCCACTCACCCTGCCCCCAGCAGCCGGATTGAAAAATTGCAGAAAAACATGCCAGGCGCCCTTAAAGCCTATAAACAGGCGCCCAATAAGCCAAACTGTCGATAG
- the metK gene encoding methionine adenosyltransferase, with protein MAKQLFTSESVSEGHPDKVADQISDAVLDAILEQDPRARVACETYVKTGMVLVGGEVTTTAWVDIEQLTRDVIRDIGYTSSKMGFDADSCAVLNAIGKQSPDINQGVDRSSPEEQGAGDQGLMFGFATNETEVLMPAPVTYSHRLVKRQSELRKSGRLDWLRPDAKSQVTFAYENDKPAGIDAVVLSTQHSEDISTADLTEAVMEEIIKPVLPEQWLTKDTKYFINPTGRFVIGGPVGDCGLTGRKIIVDTYGGMARHGGGAFSGKDPSKVDRSAAYAGRYVAKNIVAAGLADKCEIQVSYAIGVAEPTSISIDTFGTGKVDNATLVALVREYFDLRPYGLIKMLDLERPIFRQTAAYGHFGREEFPWEQTDKAELLKSAAGV; from the coding sequence ATGGCTAAACAATTATTCACTTCAGAGTCCGTATCCGAAGGTCATCCGGACAAGGTCGCCGATCAGATTTCAGACGCCGTACTGGATGCCATTTTAGAACAGGACCCTCGGGCTCGCGTGGCCTGCGAAACCTACGTCAAAACCGGCATGGTATTGGTCGGCGGCGAAGTCACTACGACCGCCTGGGTGGACATTGAGCAACTGACCCGTGATGTGATTCGGGATATTGGCTACACAAGTTCTAAAATGGGATTCGATGCCGATTCCTGCGCGGTCCTCAACGCCATTGGCAAGCAAAGTCCGGACATCAATCAGGGTGTGGATCGAAGCTCACCGGAAGAACAAGGCGCCGGAGACCAGGGCCTGATGTTTGGCTTCGCCACCAATGAAACCGAAGTGCTGATGCCAGCCCCCGTCACGTATTCGCACCGCTTAGTGAAGCGTCAGTCAGAGCTGCGCAAGAGTGGCCGTTTAGATTGGCTGCGCCCCGATGCCAAGAGCCAGGTGACTTTCGCCTACGAAAACGACAAGCCCGCCGGCATCGATGCCGTGGTGCTATCTACCCAGCACAGCGAAGATATCAGTACCGCCGACCTCACCGAAGCGGTGATGGAAGAAATCATTAAGCCGGTCTTGCCGGAGCAATGGCTGACCAAGGACACCAAATACTTTATCAACCCGACGGGGCGTTTCGTCATTGGAGGCCCTGTGGGTGACTGCGGCCTGACCGGACGTAAAATCATCGTCGATACCTACGGTGGCATGGCCCGTCACGGCGGCGGGGCGTTTTCCGGTAAGGACCCGTCCAAAGTGGATCGTTCTGCTGCCTATGCTGGCCGATACGTTGCCAAGAACATCGTTGCCGCAGGGTTAGCCGATAAATGTGAGATTCAGGTGTCTTACGCCATCGGTGTGGCTGAGCCGACCTCTATCAGTATCGACACCTTCGGCACCGGCAAAGTAGATAATGCCACGCTGGTGGCTCTGGTGAGAGAGTACTTCGACCTGCGCCCCTATGGCCTGATCAAGATGCTGGACTTAGAACGCCCCATTTTCCGTCAGACTGCCGCCTATGGCCACTTCGGTCGCGAGGAATTCCCCTGGGAGCAAACGGACAAGGCCGAGCTGCTTAAATCCGCCGCCGGAGTCTAA
- the tkt gene encoding transketolase, whose translation MPSRRELANAIRALSMDAVQQAKSGHPGAPMGMADIAQVLWCDYLKHNPENPEWTDRDRFVLSNGHGSMLVYSLLHLSGYDLSIEEIKNFRQLGSKTPGHPEYGYTPGVETTTGPLGQGISNAVGMAIAEKALAAQFNRPGHDVIDHYTYCFMGDGCLMEGISHETCSLAGTLGLGKLIAFWDDNGISIDGDVEGWFTDDTPARFESYGWHVVRDVDGHDPEQIKQAIDAARAETGKPTLICCRTVIGFGSPNKAGTHGCHGAPLGDDEIAATRKELGWEHGPFDVPSEIYAEWDAKAKGAAIEHEWHDKFAAYSEAFPELAAELDRRLNGELPADFDAKAESFIRECQDKGEDIASRKASQNTIEAFAKDLPELLGGSADLAGSNLTLWSGSKGLTGEDASGNYIYYGVREFGMSAIMNGIGLHGGFRPYGATFLMFMEYARNAVRMSALMGIPNIFVYTHDSIGQGEDGPTHQAVEQLTNLRTTPNMHTWRPCDATETAAAWKSSLERKDGPTSLVFSRQGLKAQQRSEAEIENIARGGYILQDCDGQPELILIATGSEVAITVEAASQLTEQGKKVRVVSMPSTSVFDHQEADYKESVLPASVTKRVAVEAAHSDFWYKYVGFAGKVVGMTTFGESAPGGVLMEHFGFTATNVVDTARQLLEA comes from the coding sequence ATGCCCTCACGTCGAGAACTCGCCAACGCTATCCGTGCTCTGAGCATGGACGCGGTCCAACAAGCCAAGTCCGGTCATCCGGGTGCCCCCATGGGAATGGCCGATATCGCCCAGGTACTGTGGTGCGATTATCTTAAACACAACCCGGAAAACCCTGAGTGGACAGACCGCGACCGCTTTGTCTTATCCAATGGCCATGGCTCCATGTTGGTGTATTCACTTTTACACCTCAGTGGTTACGACCTGTCTATCGAAGAGATCAAAAACTTTCGTCAGTTGGGCTCCAAAACTCCGGGGCACCCTGAGTATGGCTATACCCCGGGCGTGGAAACCACCACAGGACCATTGGGCCAGGGCATCAGTAATGCGGTGGGCATGGCAATAGCCGAAAAGGCGCTTGCGGCGCAATTTAATCGTCCCGGCCATGATGTGATTGACCACTACACCTACTGCTTCATGGGTGATGGTTGCCTGATGGAAGGCATCTCTCACGAAACCTGCTCACTGGCGGGCACCCTGGGTCTGGGTAAGCTGATCGCCTTTTGGGACGACAACGGTATCTCCATCGACGGCGACGTCGAAGGTTGGTTTACCGATGACACCCCGGCTCGTTTTGAGTCTTATGGCTGGCATGTGGTGCGTGATGTGGATGGCCACGACCCTGAGCAGATTAAACAAGCCATCGACGCGGCGCGCGCTGAAACCGGCAAGCCGACTCTGATTTGCTGCCGTACGGTGATTGGTTTCGGTTCTCCTAACAAAGCCGGTACCCACGGCTGTCATGGTGCGCCTCTGGGCGACGATGAAATCGCCGCCACTCGCAAAGAGTTGGGGTGGGAACATGGGCCTTTCGACGTGCCTTCAGAAATCTATGCCGAGTGGGATGCCAAGGCAAAAGGTGCCGCTATCGAACATGAGTGGCATGATAAGTTTGCCGCTTATTCTGAAGCCTTCCCTGAGTTGGCCGCTGAGTTAGATCGTCGCCTGAACGGAGAGTTGCCGGCTGACTTTGATGCGAAGGCCGAGTCTTTTATCCGCGAATGTCAGGATAAAGGTGAAGATATTGCCAGTCGTAAGGCGTCACAAAATACCATCGAAGCCTTTGCCAAAGATCTTCCTGAATTGCTTGGCGGTTCCGCCGATCTGGCCGGCTCTAACCTGACCCTGTGGTCTGGCTCTAAGGGGCTGACCGGCGAAGACGCCAGCGGCAACTACATCTACTATGGTGTGCGCGAGTTTGGCATGAGCGCCATTATGAACGGCATCGGCTTACACGGCGGTTTCCGCCCCTATGGCGCCACCTTCCTGATGTTTATGGAATACGCCCGTAATGCGGTGCGTATGTCGGCACTGATGGGGATTCCCAATATCTTTGTGTACACCCATGACTCCATTGGTCAGGGCGAAGACGGTCCTACTCACCAGGCCGTAGAGCAGCTGACTAATCTGCGCACGACACCCAATATGCATACCTGGCGACCTTGTGACGCCACTGAAACTGCAGCGGCCTGGAAGTCGTCGCTGGAACGTAAGGACGGTCCCACTTCTTTGGTGTTCAGTCGCCAGGGGTTAAAAGCTCAGCAGCGCAGTGAAGCGGAGATCGAGAACATCGCCCGTGGTGGCTATATCCTGCAAGATTGTGATGGTCAGCCCGAACTGATTCTGATCGCCACCGGTTCTGAGGTTGCGATTACCGTTGAGGCCGCCAGTCAGCTTACCGAGCAGGGCAAGAAAGTGCGTGTGGTATCGATGCCCAGCACGTCGGTATTTGACCACCAAGAAGCTGATTATAAAGAGTCCGTATTGCCTGCCTCAGTCACCAAACGGGTGGCGGTGGAAGCGGCCCATAGCGACTTCTGGTACAAGTATGTGGGTTTTGCCGGCAAGGTCGTCGGTATGACCACCTTTGGTGAGTCCGCCCCGGGCGGCGTGCTGATGGAGCACTTTGGCTTTACTGCTACCAATGTCGTGGACACTGCCAGACAGTTGCTGGAAGCCTAA